DNA sequence from the Bacillus pumilus genome:
TTGTTTCATAACTGCTAATACATCCCCGACGACTTCAGGGTCAAGAGCAGATGTCGGTTCATCGAATAATAACACTTTCGGGTCCATTGCCAAGGCTCTTGCGATGGCGACACGCTGTTTTTGTCCACCAGATAATTGGTTAGGGTAGCTTTTGGCTTTGTCTTTTAAGCCGACCTTTTCAAGCAGGTCCATCGCTTTATCGACTGCCGCCTTCTTGTCGGTACCTTTTACCTTCATCGGTGCGATCGTGATGTTTTCTAAAACGGTTTTATGAGGAAATAAATTAAAGTGCTGAAACACCATCCCCACTTCTTGTCGTACTTTATTGATATTCACCTTTGGATCTGTAATCGTATGTCCGTGGACAACGACTTCACCAGCCGTAATATCTTCTAATTTATTGAGACATCTTAGAAACGTGCTTTTGCCTGATCCAGAAGGACCAATCACACACACTACTTCCTTTTCTTCGATGACTGCATTAATATCCTTTAACACTTCGTGATCGCCAAAGGATTTCTTTAAATTTTTCACCGTAATCATACTCATTTGATATCAAATCTCCTTTCTGCGTAGCTAGCCAGTAGAGAAAGTAAATAAATGATCACGAAATAAATGATACCGACAATGAGCCAGACATTCAAAGGATCAAATGTTGCCGATGCCTGTACTTGTCCTCGCTGCATAATATCGGCAATTCCGATAATTGATAAGAGAGACGTGTCCTTCAAGCTGATGATGGCTTGGTTTGTAATTGCTGGAAGCATGCGGCGAAATGCCTGTGGAAGGACGATAAAGCGCATGTTTTGTCCCCCTGTAAAACCTAAGGAACGCGCAGCTTCTGTTTGTCCTTTATCAATGGACTGAATCCCAGCACGAATAATTTCTGAGAAATAAGCTCCTGCATTAATCGCTACTGTAATAATCCCTGCCGGCACTCGATCAAGCGATATGAATTCAAGTGTATTCAAACCAAAGTAAATGAAGAATAGCTGTACGATAAATGGTGTGCCTCGGATGGCATTGACAAAGACAAGTGCGATGAAATTTAAGATTTTAAAAGGTGACAGACGGAATAATGCCACTATTAAACCGATGATAAATCCTAAAATGATGGCAACAACAAAGATATATAAAGTGGTTTGCAAACCATCCATTAAATACGGAAATGCATTAATAATCGTGTCCATGTTTCTCCCTCCCTAATTCACATACGACGCATCATAAAGAAAGCGCGCTCGGAGCGCGCCTCGCTTGTATTATGACTTCAAATATTTATCAATAATTTTGTCATATTCACCATTTTTCTTTAGGTTCTCTAGACCTTTATTGATCTTTTTCAATAGGTCTTGGTTTTTCCCCTTCATCACAGAGATACCAT
Encoded proteins:
- a CDS encoding amino acid ABC transporter permease encodes the protein MDTIINAFPYLMDGLQTTLYIFVVAIILGFIIGLIVALFRLSPFKILNFIALVFVNAIRGTPFIVQLFFIYFGLNTLEFISLDRVPAGIITVAINAGAYFSEIIRAGIQSIDKGQTEAARSLGFTGGQNMRFIVLPQAFRRMLPAITNQAIISLKDTSLLSIIGIADIMQRGQVQASATFDPLNVWLIVGIIYFVIIYLLSLLASYAERRFDIK
- a CDS encoding amino acid ABC transporter ATP-binding protein; translated protein: MSMITVKNLKKSFGDHEVLKDINAVIEEKEVVCVIGPSGSGKSTFLRCLNKLEDITAGEVVVHGHTITDPKVNINKVRQEVGMVFQHFNLFPHKTVLENITIAPMKVKGTDKKAAVDKAMDLLEKVGLKDKAKSYPNQLSGGQKQRVAIARALAMDPKVLLFDEPTSALDPEVVGDVLAVMKQLAVEGMTMIVVTHEMGFAREVGDRVIFMDGGYIVEEDKPEALFGNPQHERTKSFLSKVL